In a genomic window of Zonotrichia albicollis isolate bZonAlb1 chromosome 7, bZonAlb1.hap1, whole genome shotgun sequence:
- the LOC102072975 gene encoding vertebrate ancient opsin isoform X2, translating into MILFLLLNEVMDAFRAFENGSLLPSYFAPARWDPFRRPLDSIQPWQFRLLAAVMLLVTSLSLAENLAVILVTCKFKQLRQPVNYIIVNLSVADFLVSLTGGTISFLTNLKGYFFMGYWTCVLEGFAVTFFGIVALWSLALLAFERYVVICRPLRNARLRGRHAALGIVFVWSFSFIWTIPPTTGWSSYTPSKIGTTCEPNWYSGAYADRTYIITFFTTCFIIPLLVILVSYGKLVQKLKKVSDAQGRLGTTRRPERQVTRMVVFMIIAFLICWMPYAAFSILVTAYPSIELDPRLAAIPAFFSKTATVYNPIIYVFMNKQFRQCLIELFSCNAIGAAESNMNLTSERAVLTQDRRGSEMAPMAAHGTISKRKSGDGHRGRQPLSPLTASENKMCPM; encoded by the exons ATGATATTATTTTTGCTACTGAACGAAGTAATGGATGCATTCAGAGCATTTGAAAATGGGTCGCTCTTGCCCAGTTACTTTGCTCCTGCCAGATGGGATCCCTTCCGCCGTCCCTTGGACTCCATCCAGCCCTGGCAATTCAGGCTTCTGGCAGCAGTAATGTTGTTGGTGACCTCCCTGTCACTTGCTGAGAACCTGGCTGTAATCCTGGTAACTTGTAAGTTCAAGCAATTGAGACAACCTGTCAATTATATTATAGTCAATTTGTCTGTGGCTGATTTCCTGGTCTCACTGACTGGTGGTACCATCAGCTTTTTAACAAATCTAAAAGGTTATTTTTTTATGGGATACTGGACTTGCGTGCTGGAAGGATTTGCTGTCACATTTTTCG GCATTGTAGCTCTCTGGTCCCTTGCTCTGCTGGCCTTTGAGCGGTACGTTGTGATCTGCCGCCCCCTGAGAAATGCGCGCTTGAGGGGGAGGCACGCAGCTCTAGGCATCGTCTTTGTGTGGAGCTTCTCCTTCATTTGGACCATTCCACCAACAACTGGCTGGAGCAGTTACACCCCCAGTAAGATTGGAACTACTTGTGAGCCTAACTG GTACTCAGGAGCTTATGCTGACCGTACATACATTATTACATTCTTCACCACCTGTTTTATAATACCCTTATTGGTGATTTTGGTATCCTATGGAAAACTGGTGCAGAAGTTAAAAAAG GTGTCAGATGCACAAGGCAGGCTGGGAACTACCAGGAGACCTGAAAGACAAGTGACTAGAATGGTTGTTTTTATGATCATCGCCTTTCTAATCTGCTGGATGCCGTACGCTGCCTTTTCTATCCTAGTCACTGCATATCCCTCCATTGAGCTGGATCCTCGTCTGGCAGCAATTCCGGCCttcttttccaaaacagctACCGTCTATAATCCAATTATTTATGTCTTTATGAACAAACAG TTCAGGCAGTGTCTGATTGAATTGTTCAGCTGTAATGCCATAGGAGCTGCAGAGTCCAACATGAATCTGACTTCAGAGAGAGCAGTGCTAACCCAGGACAGGAGAGGCAGCGAGATGGCCCCCATGGCAGCTCATGGCACCATTTCTAAGAGGAAAAGTGGAGATGGTCACAGAGGCCGACAACCTTTGTCTCCATTGACagcttcagaaaacaaaatgtgTCCCATGTAG
- the LOC102072975 gene encoding opsin-VA isoform X1: protein MEQGIVALWSLALLAFERYVVICRPLRNARLRGRHAALGIVFVWSFSFIWTIPPTTGWSSYTPSKIGTTCEPNWYSGAYADRTYIITFFTTCFIIPLLVILVSYGKLVQKLKKVSDAQGRLGTTRRPERQVTRMVVFMIIAFLICWMPYAAFSILVTAYPSIELDPRLAAIPAFFSKTATVYNPIIYVFMNKQFRQCLIELFSCNAIGAAESNMNLTSERAVLTQDRRGSEMAPMAAHGTISKRKSGDGHRGRQPLSPLTASENKMCPM from the exons GCATTGTAGCTCTCTGGTCCCTTGCTCTGCTGGCCTTTGAGCGGTACGTTGTGATCTGCCGCCCCCTGAGAAATGCGCGCTTGAGGGGGAGGCACGCAGCTCTAGGCATCGTCTTTGTGTGGAGCTTCTCCTTCATTTGGACCATTCCACCAACAACTGGCTGGAGCAGTTACACCCCCAGTAAGATTGGAACTACTTGTGAGCCTAACTG GTACTCAGGAGCTTATGCTGACCGTACATACATTATTACATTCTTCACCACCTGTTTTATAATACCCTTATTGGTGATTTTGGTATCCTATGGAAAACTGGTGCAGAAGTTAAAAAAG GTGTCAGATGCACAAGGCAGGCTGGGAACTACCAGGAGACCTGAAAGACAAGTGACTAGAATGGTTGTTTTTATGATCATCGCCTTTCTAATCTGCTGGATGCCGTACGCTGCCTTTTCTATCCTAGTCACTGCATATCCCTCCATTGAGCTGGATCCTCGTCTGGCAGCAATTCCGGCCttcttttccaaaacagctACCGTCTATAATCCAATTATTTATGTCTTTATGAACAAACAG TTCAGGCAGTGTCTGATTGAATTGTTCAGCTGTAATGCCATAGGAGCTGCAGAGTCCAACATGAATCTGACTTCAGAGAGAGCAGTGCTAACCCAGGACAGGAGAGGCAGCGAGATGGCCCCCATGGCAGCTCATGGCACCATTTCTAAGAGGAAAAGTGGAGATGGTCACAGAGGCCGACAACCTTTGTCTCCATTGACagcttcagaaaacaaaatgtgTCCCATGTAG